GTTGGTCAGACCCGGTGCGGTTGAGTGTGGAGGATGAGCAGAGTGGTACGATGCCTCAGATTGCGGTATCCGGGAATACTGTGCATGTGATCTGGTTTGAAGAGGACTATGGTGTTGTTTATCGTCGTAGTTCAGATGGTGGAGATACCTGGCAGGGTATTGATTCAATCATTCCCGGAATGCATTATTCATCAATATTTGCAGATAGTAGTCTAATCTATATTGCCGGGATTAACTCCGCAACAGGAATATTAATGTTTACGAAAAGTTATGATGGGGGTAATACTTGGCAGCCGGTTATGAATGTCACTTTAGCCAGAGCGAGTCCGACTTTAAGGTGTATTTCTGATGATATTTTAGCTCTATCTGTGACATATAGAGCATTACCCGGGGCATGTGAGATTTATGATATCCGTAGTTTCAACGGTGGTGAGACCTGGACAGACAGTCAGATGGTTTCTGAGGATGATGGGATAAGTTCATTTGATCCGGCGATGACAACAGATGATAGTGGTGGTATTCATATTGATTGGTGTGATTACAAGTATTCACCCTATCCCTGGACTGGTGATATCTTTTATCGGGCAAGCAGGGATTCGGGGAATACCTGGGAGCCGATTGATTCGCTTACGGTTCAGCATCGGGCAGTGGCCTCAGATATTCTTGCGGAGGGTAATAATTTGCATTTAGTCTGGGAAGATGATCGTAATGGTTTTGATAACAATTTTGAGATTTATTATCGGATGAGTAGTGATTTGGGTAGAACCTGGGGACCTGAGATAAGGTTGACTAATGCACCGTATCATTCTTATTGTCCATCTTTGGCCTGTGGTGGTAGGTATTTACATCTTTTCTGGCAGGACAGGAGGGATTATGGGAACAGTGGTTCGAGTGCACCGTTATATTACAAGCGCAAGGGCCTTTCTGGTGGAGTATCTGAGTTGGAGGGTAATTTGTCTTCAGGAATAGATTTTGGTATATTCCCGAATCCGTTTTCAAAGCTGATCAACATCAGCTTTGGCAGAGGGCACAGTGCAGAGAGTAGAAAGCAAAAAGGAAAGGATTCTGGGGATGCTGGCCTATGCATAAGGATTTACGATATTTCTGGGAAGGAGGTGCTTGCCTATGA
This genomic stretch from candidate division WOR-3 bacterium harbors:
- a CDS encoding T9SS type A sorting domain-containing protein, whose protein sequence is MKKNAGIGLLSGKIHIVDSYFLPFTFSLLLAVSFLSAQVGWGPDVRLTYMQGGGWYPRAACCGDTIHLVWWHAYTGHDEIFYLRSTDAGESWSDPVRLSVEDEQSGTMPQIAVSGNTVHVIWFEEDYGVVYRRSSDGGDTWQGIDSIIPGMHYSSIFADSSLIYIAGINSATGILMFTKSYDGGNTWQPVMNVTLARASPTLRCISDDILALSVTYRALPGACEIYDIRSFNGGETWTDSQMVSEDDGISSFDPAMTTDDSGGIHIDWCDYKYSPYPWTGDIFYRASRDSGNTWEPIDSLTVQHRAVASDILAEGNNLHLVWEDDRNGFDNNFEIYYRMSSDLGRTWGPEIRLTNAPYHSYCPSLACGGRYLHLFWQDRRDYGNSGSSAPLYYKRKGLSGGVSELEGNLSSGIDFGIFPNPFSKLINISFGRGHSAESRKQKGKDSGDAGLCIRIYDISGKEVLAYETEGRRVEISTRSLSCGVYFVEVWAGGNRGIRKVVKIE